The following nucleotide sequence is from Aquarana catesbeiana isolate 2022-GZ linkage group LG08, ASM4218655v1, whole genome shotgun sequence.
caccccaaaagtgttgtattgtagtgttgagacaataatccacacattcttgagtaagcaacttttttatacctgcacaatcacatgtgcatttaccaaaggtttttaaaacaaaccaacatgtttgttgtataacaatttttgcagtagcattatcaaaaatcgaaatgtccatttcagataaaacaggcctgtgtaaaaccaacaagaaagccaaaaaacttgaacttacaaagttcacattaggtaaaacctgaaggctatatcagacatcagtatttaggaactgggtttgatatagcgttcagatggggggaaataacccctggaaaagccaaatttggaagatgcacaccaatttacgaatgtcaacatgtgctagctgccatcagggggatcaagggacgtgttttgggggagcaagcccttcctcaacgctactttataattgaggaaggggttgcacccccaaaacgcgtccattgatctcccgtgatggcagatagcacatgttggcacactgtgtgcatcctccaaatttggcttttcaaaacattgcaaaaaaagttaaaagattggaccacaatacaaaaaggtgattttgtggggttttaaattcgccccaaaacatcaatgatgttattattttttttaataacatcattgattttttgctgtatgttttgcagctcgacattacaccccatgatctccccgatcaggatctgggcactttctgatgtgaaacgttctggatccacaacatcacgatcacctaaaaagagagaaacaaaacaaaaacaggtctcaaaaatctgccagcatccatctcttttatctgagtctgtggtcgcagacactcacctgttgtggtgccaatctccaccacatcttcttcttcctcctgctcagcttgggttgttggtatttcaccttcttccagaggtggggggtctctgatctcctcggatgaggggtgtcctccgagtcttttctcccctatgtaaaacaaaaatggtataattagcacacagatatttgatggcagaactagaaataggaaacattgcttggaagtggggtacaattgtctattttagccgagttccaagatgtattttttttattggcctttgtcaagctgcaatactttacctgtttagtacaagcttcacagatgtagccccccctatagtatacactggagcacctgtgtggccccctaataaaaatggtgttctggtgtcccacactagtgctccagtgtccagatgtgaaaacagctgctcagtgtcctctccttacacagaatctagttggcatttcattctagtaacaaacccatctacacaaacaaatatttggcatccaagtaggcccaaaaaaaagtgggaaaatgcatatggcctaaacaatggtgttttagaggccgaaagaaaaatatttgaaacgaacgaataatgggcccatgaacattaaagttgcccttttaaacgttacaattaagaaaagcatatggagcagcacgaacggaataaagacagaaagaataggaacacagcacaactacttacttttttgcagcactctccggatctttcggtactgctctggctctcttaacttcaggtccgaccaccgcttcctgagctgatctttcgatcttcgtaccccaaaattcttgtgaaggcttttgaccactttcgccatgatctttgcctttctgatgttggggttggggtaaggcccatactttccgtcatagtcggacttcttcatgatgtcgaccatctccaacatctccccaaaggacatatttgtggccttaaaacgtctccttctggatccggcctttcctcctcctcctcctcgttgctataattagcacacacctgctctaactccaccatgtgctcttcacccactgcgccaaatgaaaaggggcggtgaatagactagaaagaacgtcaggggtgggcggagttacacgcatgcgcagtgtgtataaagcgtaacacgcgtgcgtattacgtacgatctgtgagcggaggaaggagcattggacccgccgatcgtaagaacaaaggtacgagacaaacttgtgcctatactgcttctacaatcaagcctatattgtaacaagattaggagagttttgtctgacattaggctttgtcttgtgttgtgtcttgcagtgaacatggatatcttactgaaagataatgacttcatgtcagtattcatagatatcttaaaggagctgccctgtctgtgggagattaaccacccccatttcaagaaccaaacaaacaggaaggcagcactggtgcaattgtgtgaaattgtgaagcaggtgatccccacggcagacatcacctatttaaagatcttaattggtggcctgaggagcacatatctaagggagcgcaagaaagtcctggattcacagagatcaggagctgctgatgacatctatgtccccaagatgttgtactacgacaggctgcattttctggcaggccagactgaacccaggtcatccctctccagtcttccttccacgcttccttcccccccggctgaggcttctgacgcccaacctgggccttccaggcaacatgtggaggagcccagattgagccaggtatagcattcctctaaatatttctgcttgtccaatcaatgatgttaactagatgttagttgggagtactaatttatgattgtgattgatgaagcaaaacattacaaccatgtccctttttcatacacagggaagtctcagccaggaggtggccgggccgagccggctggctgatctgcaggtccctccaccccccctgaaaatagaaagtggcagtaggaggagtgccctagaggaggctaccggaggactattttggagggctacagaggtcctgggagcacgacagaccgtggaggaggacattgctgccgtcattgcatataaaatgcagaggatggaggagggccaacaagtcttgtgtaaggcgctcatattggaggctcttaacaaaggtatgaggggccaaatgacagctcagacacacctttgcgatggtcctcctcctcctcctgcaggtcctcctcctcgtcctccttctcttccaggtcctcccagtcctcctccaggtcctactcctcctcctgccacatctccaactgcacagccacagccgagaatgaagcgtgaaaggaagaccagaaagtgaggaccctggatccagtctggtcggccaaaaaatgcagcctcttgtggtaccacagcctagggacacagatgtcatctgctgctatccggatctctggaacttctggaacagactgccctcccttacatatggactcctcaggccaccaattttgatgttcaagaattgatgtctgccctgggggtcacaggcttcgctaatttctcctgttgatccagtgttgcctccctctttgtttggttctgagcccttaataaaggatttttgttttgaattatactctcctatgtgttctacttcaaaaaggacagtttttttgtgaggattcaggtacatttcaaatatacaatgtgaaatgaacaagggacaccaacaccaaacaatctccttgagattaaataataaaagatatcaatggtgttggggtaacttgacactcaaaacacacacaaaaatattctggagtaaaaataaaaataacattgaacaaagatcagcctttgaaaaaatacaaacattaaatccaaaaaaggcttaaaatcccccaaaaaattaaataaaaaaaaaaatactgtcagatgtgacaactaataacaatatattcggggaatcccaataaaaaaacaaaaataaaactttgtgagaagtgtgtgtgaatatgagcagcaaaactacttaattcttgtcacattataaagaagaagagagtgcgctgtattaaaccatttttaacattgcagcgtgacaaaagtgctgtatccattgcgaatgctaagtttaccagaccgagctgttccgtcttggaatttcttctgagcatgcgtggcactttgtgcgtcggaacaggccacacacggtcggaattgacgcgatcggattttgttgtcggaaaattttatctcctgctctccaactttgtgtgtcggaaaatccgatggaaaatgtccgatggagcccacacacggtcggaatttccgacaacacgctccgatcggacattttccatcggaaaatccgaccgtgtgtacggggcagtactcccgctgacactaacaatggagcactatttcttccactgataccaatgacgggatacTATTCCTCTTCCTAATAGGGGCAAAACTCCTCCTCTtcgaccaccaaccctgaggccatatttattgtCACTGATGCCAGGCCCGTGACATTTCTGCCCCTGATGGCCACACTCTGGCCCTCCTAATGCCTGAAGGACAATATGTTTGAAACAATCAGGTTACAGTAAAAACAGAATCAAGACAAAATGAATAACCTCAATTCTCTGTCAATGGTACAACCAAGATCAGAGTAATTCCCAATGTGTTTTGAGAGATTACGTAGTTCCTCTTCTTAAGAAGGTGGTTGGTTATTATTACACAATAGTATCTACAGTGGAAAAATTAGGGGGAAGGGAAATACAATTAGAAacgtttggagatccctgttctagATCAATAACCCAAAACAAGAATATAGATTAGTAAATCAGACTTGGGTCAGAACTCCAGATCTGCATTCTTGGTTTGGATCAGTGACCCATGATAGACAACTATAATTTTTAGTAGTAgtggtcagcaatgacagcctccatttcctttaaccgcttctggaccgcccacagcacatttactgcagcagggcggcaaAAGTGCGGGAACCAatatacctgtacgttgtttcctgTTCTGGGTACCGGCAACCCGCTTCCACTGTAATTGGAcaaagcgggagccaatcagcgtgtccaGCAGCCGTGTTGGCCACCGGGTCCTGTCGATCATtcactggagaggcagaacggcggtctctcagaggggaagagagaaatcttgtgttcctgctaatcaggaacacagatccctctcttcctccagttaaaccatcccccgcacagttagaaatcactccctaggagcacacttaaacctttaatcgcccctgatgttaaccccttccttgccattttttttagcattgatcactatattactgtcactggtcaccaaaaagtctCACTTAGTGTCCaacttgtccaccgcaatgtcacagtctggctaaaaatcgctgatcgccgccattactagtaaaacaattaataaaaatgcaataaaaatatcccctagtttatagacacgataacttttgagcaaaccaatcaatattgggaTTTATtgagatttgttttaccaaaaatatgtagcagaatacatattggcctaaattaattaagaaattcgattttttacatttttttattggatatgtattatagcagaaagtaaaaaaatattattattttttttttaaattgttggtctttttttttgtctatagcgtgaaaaattaaaattgcagaagtgattaaataccaccaaaagaaagctctatttgtaggaaaaaaaggacatcaattttatttgagtacaacgtcgcaaggacacacaattgtcagttaaactaacacaGCTCTGTAtcacaaagaatggcctggtcattgagggggtgaaaccttctggggctgaagtggttaattgagatTATCACTTTAAGGCCAGCTACATCTGAAACTGTTTTTCTAGAGTGGGAATAAGTTAAAACACCTTAATATGACACAGACGGCACTTAAAACTTGACAGAAATTCTAACCTttctccacactatccaaaacaaaaaacaaaaaagagaatgaaaagtttaaaaaatattttggctgGAGTTAGACATTAGACCAAAACATTTGCTAGCACTGACaaacaaggctgggttcacattggtgcgctAAGCGACATCGCATGTAAGTCGCACCGCACTGCTgaacaaatcacatgcgatgtctgtacgaTGCAAAttcagattgtatggttgaatttgcatcgtattcggaccaaaatcgtgcaggacccttttttttttttggtccacaccagaattggattgcatgggtgttcaccccCCAAGCAATCCGATTCATGTGTGAAttaacagttcgcactgcaatatgcaaattgatctgggggtgtcattaactttgtattgacactcccagcggttcgcatatggcagtgtgagccGCCTGCGAGTCGGGTGCAATGCTGGAACCCGTAGTGGATTTGCAGggcttcccgcatcgcaccaatgtAAACCGAGCCTCAAGCTCACTATGTCAGCCAATATTAGGCACCGCCCAGTGCAGGGCACTCTAGGAGACCCCATATCCTGGGTGCTTAAAGTCCTAAgttctgcatcaaattggtctcccaaaaggaatcctcttctaaagatgatgcacaaaaaagcccgcaaacagtttgccttcagacaagcagactaaggacatggattactggaaccatgtcctgtggtctgatgagaccaagataaacttatttggttcagatggtttcaagtgtgtgtggcggcaaccaggtgaggagtctaaagacaagtgagtcttgcctacagtcaagcatggtggtgggagtgttatggtctggggctgcacaagtgctgccggcaatggggagctacaggtcattgagggaaccatgaatgccaacatgtactgtgacatactgaagcagagcatgatcccctcccttggactgctgggccgcagggcagtattttaacatgataacaaccccaaacacacctccacgacgtccaatgccttgctaaagaagctgagggtaaaggtgatggactgaccaagcatgtctccagacctaaactctattgagcatctgtggggcatgctcaaacggaaggtggaggagcacaaggtctctaacatccaccagctctgtgatgttgtcatggaggagtggaagaggactccagtggcaacctgtgaagctctggtgaactccatgcccaagagggttaaggaagtgctgggaaataatggtggccacacaaaatattgacactttgagcccaatttggacactttcacttagagtgtactcacttttgttgccagcagtttagacattaatggctgtgtgttgagttattttgaggggacataaaatttacactgctatacaagctgtacactcactactttacattgcagcaaagtgtaatttcttcagtgttgtcacatgaaaagatataataaaatatttacaaaaatgtgaggggtgtactcacttttgtgagatactatatttatggtaaaaaaaaatcccaataagttactgtactaatgacactggcagggaaggagttaacaccaggtgcgatcaaggagttaagtgtattccctggaagtgttttctaactgtgtgggagatggactgactgggacaacacagagatccgtgttcctgcttagcaggaagacaagaTCTCAGTGTTGTCCtctgtcagaacagcaatctgtcttgtttacataggcatatcccTGTTTTGCCTCTGTGGGGaatgacccgctgattggcttcccctCTGACCTCCAGTGGCGTGCGCCCACAGGGGCTAGAGTACGAAACGACGTACAGTTATGTCGATTCACGTagccgtgccaccttgccgcagtctAATTGTGtcgggcggtcggcaagtagttaaatggTTGGGGCAATAAAACCGTGTCTCGGCTACCAGTTTCTACCACCCCCCAACCTAGCCATCCATGTAATGGAGATAGGCAAGTCAGGACTACTTTCACCAATCCAACCTCCTCATAACTTTATGAATGCTGGGGCAATTTACTAAGACTAGAACAGACATAATCTGGAGCATCTGTGCAAGGCAAGGCAATCAATATGGCTTCAGCTagttcagtaaggcccctttcacacaggctttcttatccacctgtcagtttttcaggtggacccgatcggaccctcaATTCACCCCatccgtgaaatccagatggatggtgaccctattttccatccttcTGGAGGATTTGATCGGATGGGATCGAATGAAAACGATCTCcccatccgatctccccatagaggagagcaagaATTTGATGTGCTAATTGCTGTGAGAGGGACTAGTAGAGGATGCCCACATCCCCACTTAACTAATCTAGAGAAAAACCCTCTAGTGGGACTTTTAAGGGCATAAACTCCAAAGAAGTAGGATGTATAATTAAAAAGgtctaaaaatgttttatttgtaaatgttaaaagccaaaaaATTGTAGAATTGTAGAATTGTAAATTGCAGAATTAAACCAATACAATTGATGAGGTTACAGTAAAAACAtaatcaatacaaaatgaataacCACAATTCTCTGTCAATGGTACAACCAAGATCAGAGTAATTCCCAACGCGTTTCGAGAGATTACGTAGTTCCTCTTCTTCAAGGGTAGGTGGTTATAATTACACAATAGTATCTACAGTGGAAAAATTAGGGGGAATGGAAATACAATTAGAAGCTTCACAAACCTGTTTGATATAACATAATTTCATTATGTAGTTACTAaccatatgtatatactgtatattcatatcTTAAATAGCCGCAACATTTAAACATTCAACATTGCCGCCATGAGACACCAGAAGTCCAAGAGGATGGGGAGCAGTGGGCCCAACTCAAGCCCCCCACAAGGAGCACAGGGCCCAACCCCaagggggctctgacaggtccgtctctacacagtgagcagagacagacctttcATACACCtgttcagtggggatcagcagatatTGAATGTACAATATAATCTAAAGCGTTGCGtaaaattgttggcgctatataaatacctgtaatattaAAAAATGGTATTATTCTTACTATATTTATGTCCCTCTATAGCTTGCTTTAACAGATTCCTTTGGTGATCCTCTTGCTGGCCATAGAGTGCACCTCAGTTTTCCAAGCCAAAACATGCAAACTCTTGTGACCAATGAGAAGGGGCAAGTGTCCTTCACATTCGAGAACACGAGCAGCTGGACAGGACAAGTAAAATTGGTGGTAACTATTTGAATAAGTACTTCTGGGTTTGGAAAATAATTTTGCCCTTTTCAGGTACATGTGAACAGGTTCTGGGGAAGGCTGGTAGACGAGTCTACCACAAAGCTCTCCTCTGCTTGATCTATGACAAGCATGTGAGGTGCTGTACTGCACTTAGTGGGTATTCCATTGTAAGGTAGTAGGTGTTGGTGTTATAATATTTTATCTATAAGTTTTTACTGTTGTTTCTTTTATAGGCTAGAACAAACCTATCAGAGCGAAAACATGTGCCCAATTTTATTACACCAGATTATGGTTATGCTGAACTCAACCTTAATTCCATCTACTCTCGTAGCAAGAGTTTGCTGAAAATCCACTCCTTTCATGTGGTTCTTCCATGTGAGGGGCAGCATGAGGCCAAGGTGGACTATATCATTAAGCGCACAGAGCTGGAGCATAAAGCCGAGCACTTGGATTTGCAGTATCTGGTAAGCCTTGATTTTTCCCATCCAAATTGCTTATTGTcaagtatgattttttttgtaCTTCATAAACTTGAACAaataccattaaagtggttgtaaatctcagacatgaaatatgaacaaagcacacccctctatagtgtgtacttgtctcagtccactCCAGAGCACCAAGTGTTATTTCCCCccgctgcctcgttcctctgctatttgtaaaagtcacttctgacaagttttcctgacactaaagcctcgtacacacggtcagattattgggcgaattttcgtcagttttttgtttgatgctcatcttaaatcgaaagtgaagagggtactcaccatccgAAAATATTCTGACGACAGAATTCaaagtcagaagtgacgtaatgtgttgaattgttttgtatatgttcttttttttctgagcatgcctagtcttgctcttcagattttttttgacagaaaattgtactaatgaaaagaaaattggacgttgtggtcacatcagacaaaaattttgaaGCCTGCAAATCCAGTTTTTGTCTAccaattcgtaatcggctgtcaaaagcagcatactataAATCAGAAAATCgacagatcgttcatcggacgaaatttatCTTCAAATTTTCTGACCGTGTATATGGGCCTTTAGAGAAAAGAGGTGACATGAGGGAGGGAGCTCCAGTGATttacagcctcagttctgttctgttcctgtgtgctgtgttaaAGGGGGTGTtttccttccttccaatcagctcttttcactcagtggtgactggtgctatattttctttgggggggggggggtcggtcagatcggtcggtcaccagccccccACTTACCCCCATCTAGGTTGCAGGCAGCTCTTCCTCCGGGCAGCGGGTGGCGGCTTCACCcgtcgtctcctcctcctctgtggccaataggatcgcttctctgCTCAGCCAATtgtgtttcctgattggccaggaggagaatcaggaaaacaatagtgaatattaatttcgctattgtcacacaactgggtgggctcagggcgcagtgctctgcgcccccagcccaccctttttttttaagtcaattagagcctcaatTCTCACTGATTTCTGCAGAATTTAACTTCAGCTCCTTTCATTTATTTTCAGGTTACTTCTGAAGGATCAATTGAGCAGTCTGGATTATTGTCAATACCAATTTCCAAGGAAAATGAAGGTAAAGCATTTTGTTAGAAGAACTCCAGAAAATAAGACACATTTAAAATCTGTGGGTAGTTGTGTGCAAGGTGGTGTATGCCAACTTCTGGATCTCTCTCTCTTTTGTTTACAATTTACTGGTTTACTAAGCACAGATAGTGCTCTCGCTATATACTTCAGCAATCCAAGAAGAGAGATACAGTTCTTTTGCACAGCAGCCACTTTGCCTGCTCTTCTCTTCCCTGCCTATTTACTGAAAGCTTTGCATTTATTGAATGGGTGAGTTCACAGAATTCTAAGCACTCTGTGATTGGTCAAGGAAAGATGAGGGACAGACAGTGCTGTTGCAAATGTAGCACTGTCCCCATAGGTCTTGCTGTgtgttgacttc
It contains:
- the LOC141105654 gene encoding uncharacterized protein, with the protein product MDILLKDNDFMSVFIDILKELPCLWEINHPHFKNQTNRKAALVQLCEIVKQVIPTADITYLKILIGGLRSTYLRERKKVLDSQRSGAADDIYVPKMLYYDRLHFLAGQTEPRSSLSSLPSTLPSPPAEASDAQPGPSRQHVEEPRLSQGSLSQEVAGPSRLADLQVPPPPLKIESGSRRSALEEATGGLFWRATEVLGARQTVEEDIAAVIAYKMQRMEEGQQVLCKALILEALNKGMRGQMTAQTHLCDGPPPPPAGPPPRPPSLPGPPSPPPGPTPPPATSPTAQPQPRMKRERKTRK